One Nocardia huaxiensis genomic window, CCGCCGACCGCAAGATCGCGCACGCCAAGGAACTGGCCGAAGAAATGCGCGTCCTGCGCGGCCGCGTCCTGGCCCAGCTGCTCGGCATCCGCGGCCAGCTCGACTCCGTCCCGGCCATGCTGGCGGCGGTCAACCGCGAAAGCGAACTGCTCGACGGCGCCCCCGAACAGCGCTCGCTGAACAAGGGCGGCCGCAAGGCCATCACCGACCGCGAGGAAGAGGTCGTCGACGAAGAGCGCGAAAACGCCGACGTCTCGTAGTTAACCGAATCCGACCGGGCGACAACATAATTCATCCGAAGGCCGCTCCCAGCAGGGAGCGGCCTTCCTTATGGGCGGACTAGGAGCCGCCGGAGGAACTGCCGGAGGTGAGAGCGGAGATGACGCTGCAGGCACTGCCACTGCTGGGCCCGCACGGAATCTCGGTCACCACATACTCCGTCGACTTCGAACTCACGACCCGCCCGGAGGCATCGCGCTGTTCCGCGACGACACGGTGCGTCCCCTTGGTGGTCGGGTACCAGCCCATGCTCGCGAAGTTCGCTGTGGGGCTGCAGGAATCGAAGGGAACAGCCTTGGGGACGAGCGGCTGATCGGTGATCAGCGTGCCATTGTCGAACACCCACACGGGCGAGCAATTGTCGGTGACGACCTGGATACTCCAGTCACCGATGCCCAGGACCTCGCCGACGGCGGTCACGCTCACGACGTCCGCGGCGGCCACCGGGGTTCCTGCCCAGGTGGCAGCGATTGCGGCAAAGCTCGCCGCAGCCAAGGCGATTCGGTTCGTTCTCACGACAACTCCCTATGAAATGCAGACGTTTCAGTCCAGGGGAACTGTAGTGAGCGGCGACATCCCCAGCGGCGGGAATCGGCCCCTCATTTCTGGGGGCTCCCGATCACCAGATATCCGCCCACACGGGACGTTCCGGAATGTCGAAGGCGGCGTAGTTGCCGCGCACCAGCAGCGGGATGTGCGTGCCCGCCGGGAACTGCGCCAACAGCGCCTTCGCCGTGGATTCACGCCAATGCGGATACCGATACTCCTTGCGGATCCGGTACTCCTCGCCCGTCTCCGGGTGCGTGAAATCGGCATGGACGCGGACCCGATGCGTATCGGAATAGGGGATGTGACGGCCATCGAACTTCCGGTACCGGACCTCCGACACGGTTCCCAACGTCTTCGCGCCCGCACGGCGCAGGTAATCGCGCCGCTGACGCCAGGCCACACCCAGCAGCAGGATCCACAGCTGGATCGCGACGAACACCCCCGCAAAGCCGGTGATGAGACCGAGCGGCTCGAGATCCAGCCAGACCCCGACCCACCAGCCGGCATTGAAACCCAGCGCGCCGACCAGCAACGCACCCAGCGCGACCGGAATCATCCACAGCAGGGTCTTGCCGCCGACCAGGTTCTTACGGCTCATGACCACTTCCGGGTAATGGTGCGGGTGCGGCGGCCACGCCAGCAGCCGGTGTGCCAGTGCCGGCGGTCGTCCTCGCCGCCATGGGCCTGCCAGGCGACGATGTGCGCGACGCCGGGCATGATCTCCTGATCGCAGCCGGGGCAGCGGTAGCGCTTCACCGCGCGGGTGCCGGGAACCGTTCGTACGACATAGGTTTCGCCGTCGGGGCCGTCCTCGGTGCGGCCGAAGACGTCGCCGATGGGGCGCGGCTCCGACTGGAACCGCGCCGGGTCCTTGGGGCGAGGTTTCCGGCGGGGCATGGTATCGAGGTTAGAACAGGCGGAATTCGTCGCTCTCGGTGCCACGGAGAGCGTCGTAATCCAGGGTCAGGCAGCGGATTCCACGGTCGGTGGCGAGAACTTTGGCCTGGGGCTTGATCTGCTGGGCGGCGAAGACGCCGGCGACGGGGGCCAGGAGGGGGTCGCGGTTGAGCAGTTCGAGGTAGCGGGTCAGCTGTTCGACACCGTCGATCTCGCCGCGGCGTTTGATCTCGACGGCGACCGTCGCACCGTCGGCGTCGCGGCAGAGGATGTCGACCGGGCCGATGGCGGTCATGTACTCACGGCGGATCAATGTGTAACCGGGGCCGAGGGTTTCGATGTGCTCGGCCAGAAGTTCCTGGAGGTGGGCTTCCACGCCGTCCTTCTGGAGGCCGGGATCCACGCCGAGTTCGTGCGAGGAATCGTGCTCGATCTCCTCGATGGTGATGCGGAGTTCCTCGCCGGCCTTGTTGGTGACCACCCACAGGGCTTTCGCTGTCTCCGAATCGCTTTCGCGTTCCTCCAGCCAGCACGGGGGGCTCATCCAGTTCAACGGCTTGTAGGAGCCGCCGTCGGAGTGCACCAGCACCGAACCGTCCGCCTTCGTCAGAATCAGGCGGCGGGCCATCGGCAGATGGGCGGTGAGGCGACCGACGTAGTCCACCTGGCAACGAGCAATCACGAGGCGCATTCGAATCACCCTAGCGGTAGGGCTGTCCGACAACTCCGAAGGGGGACAACCAAATACGGACGAAATAGTCGTAGAACGCAGAAACCCCCTGACCGAGGTCAGGGGGTTTCGCGAATGATGTTCCGGCGGTGTCCTACTCTCCCACACCCTGTCGAGTGCAGTACCATCGGCGCAGGTGGCCTTAGCTTCCGGGTTCGGAATGGGACCGGGCGTTTCCCCACCGCTATAGCCGCCGTAACTCTATGAAACTAAGGGGGTTTCCGGGGGTGTAACCCCCGCTGAAACTCCCCACCGTCGTCGAGGGTGAACCCTCAACACACGGTGTGTGTTGTTTCAGATACCGCACAGTGGACGCGTAGCTTCTTTGTTGGTAAGTCCTCGGCCTATTAGTACCGGTCACCTGCACCAGTTACCTGGCTTCCAGTTCCGGCCTATCAACCCGATGGTCTGTCGGGGGCCTTACCCCA contains:
- the nucS gene encoding endonuclease NucS; this encodes MRLVIARCQVDYVGRLTAHLPMARRLILTKADGSVLVHSDGGSYKPLNWMSPPCWLEERESDSETAKALWVVTNKAGEELRITIEEIEHDSSHELGVDPGLQKDGVEAHLQELLAEHIETLGPGYTLIRREYMTAIGPVDILCRDADGATVAVEIKRRGEIDGVEQLTRYLELLNRDPLLAPVAGVFAAQQIKPQAKVLATDRGIRCLTLDYDALRGTESDEFRLF
- a CDS encoding ATP/GTP-binding protein, whose protein sequence is MPRRKPRPKDPARFQSEPRPIGDVFGRTEDGPDGETYVVRTVPGTRAVKRYRCPGCDQEIMPGVAHIVAWQAHGGEDDRRHWHTGCWRGRRTRTITRKWS